In the Balaenoptera acutorostrata chromosome 7, mBalAcu1.1, whole genome shotgun sequence genome, one interval contains:
- the ASB15 gene encoding ankyrin repeat and SOCS box protein 15 isoform X1 → MDANDDSDEDYLTSYDVQLSIQESTEASKTVFYPERFVPLSDQTRKLVEAIKQGCILELQEYVKYKYALDEADEKGWFPLHEAVVQPIRQILEVVLDASYKTLWEFKTSDGETPLTLAVKAGLVENVRTLLEKGVWPNTKNDKGETPLLLAVKKGSYDMVSVLLQHHTSLDQPCVKQWSAMHEAAKQGRKDIIALLLNHRGNVHLRDRFGVTPLGVAAEYGHCDVLEHLIHKGGDVLALADDGASVLFEAAGGGNPDCVSLLLEYGGSGNIPNRAGHLPIHRAAYEGHYLALKYLIPVTSKHAIQKSGLTPIHSATDGQNAQCLELLIENGFDVNTLLADHISKSYDDERKTALYFAVCNNDIHCIEVLLAAGADPNLDPLNCLLVAVRANNHEIVRLLLAHGADVNCYFRHVNDTHFPSAIQYALNDEVMLRLLLNNGYQVEMCFDCMHGDIFGNATVWSEIEEEVLPRWMSCVVKDNPFCEFITVPWMKHLVGRVIRVLMDYMDYIPLCVKLKSALEVQREWPEIRQILENPCSLKHLCRLRIRRLMGLQRLCQPASMEKLSLPPTIQRYILFKEYDLYGQELKLP, encoded by the exons ATGGATGCTAATGATGACTCCGATGAAGATTATCTTACAAGTTATGATGTTCAACTCAGTATTCAAGAATCCACTGAAGCCAGCAAGACTGTATTTTATCCTGAAAG atTTGTACCACTAAGTGATCAAACGAGAAAGCTGGTGGAGGCCATAAAGCAAG GTTGCATTCTTGAGCTCCAGGAGTATGTGAAATATAAATATGCATTGGATGAAGCTGATGAAAAAGGATGGTTTCCATTGCATGAAGCTGTTGTTCAACCCATTCGACAAATACTTGAGGTTGTCCTGGATG CATCCTATAAGACGCTCTGGGAGTTCAAGACCTCTGATGGAGAAACACCCTTGACTTTGGCAgtcaaagctggtctggtggaaAATGTAAGAACCTTACTAGAGAAAGGAGTGTGGCCAAACACCAAAAATGACAAAGGAGAGACACCCCTTCTGCTTG CTGTAAAAAAGGGCTCCTATGACATGGTGTCTGTCCTGCTTCAACACCACACCAGCCTTGACCAGCCCTGTGTCAAGCAATGGTCAGCAATGCATGAAGCAGCCAAACAAGGCCGCAAAGATATAATAGCTCTACTACTAAACCACAGAGGCAATGTCCACCTAAGAGACAGATTTGGAGTCACCCCATTAGGTGTTGCGGCCGAGTATGGTCACTGTGATGTGTTGGAACACCTGATCCACAAAG GAGGGGATGTGCTTGCTTTGGCGGATGACGGGGCATCAGTGTTGTTTGAGGCAGCAGGAGGGGGCAACCCTGACTGCGTCTCCCTCCTGCTGGAATATGGAGGAAGTGGAAATATACCTAACAGagcagggcatcttcctatacacCGAGCTGCCTACGAGGGACATTATCT tgcaCTGAAATATCTTATTCCAGTAACATCCAAACATGCAATCCAGAAAAGTGGGCTAACGCCAATCCACTCAGCAACAGATGGACAAAATGCGCAGTGCCTAGAACTGCTTATTGAAAATGGCTTTGATGTCAATACGCTGCTTGCTGACCACATTTCCAAGAGCTATGATGATGAACGGAAGACTGCCCTCTATTTCGCCGTTTGCAATAATGATATCCACTGCATAGAAGTCCTCCTGGCTGCAGGTGCAGACCCAAACTTAGATCCCCTCAACTGTCTTCTTGTGGCAGTGAGGGCCAACAATCATGAAATTGTCAGGCTGCTTCTCGCCCATGGAGCTGATGTCAATTGTTATTTCAGGCATGTGAATGACACTCATTTCCCCAGTGCCATTCAGTATGCCCTAAATGACGAGGTAATGCTCAGGCTGTTGCTGAATAACGGCTATCAAGTGGAGATGTGCTTTGACTGCATGCACGGGGACATCTTTGGAAATGCGACTGTATGGTCAGAGATAGAGGAAGAGGTACTGCCGAGATGGATGTCTTGTGTCGTAAAAGATAACCCG TTCTGTGAGTTTATTACAGTTCCTTGGATGAAACACTTGGTAGGCCGCGTTATTCGTGTATTAATGGATTACATGGATTATATCCCTCTGTGTGTTAAACTGAAATCTGCACTAGAAGTACAGAGAGAATGGCCAGAAATCCGTCAAATACTAG